The stretch of DNA CCAAACACTATTAAAAACCGCGTGTATTGGATTTGAAACTTTAGATGTAGATGAGACTAGTGGTAGTATTACAGACTCTATAAAGAATGCCGATATTGCATTATATGAAGCAAAGAATGCTGGTAGAAGTCAGTTATTCAAGTTTCGTGATTTAAAAGATGAAGATACAATAGATTTATTTTAAATCTATTGTATCTTTCTAGCTTTCATATAAACTCTTTTAGGAGCTGGATAACCTTCAATTGTTTTTGTGTTATCATTTGGGTCCAAAAAGTCTTCTAAACTTTGATCAAAAGACCAAGGTGTTTTTCTTTGTTCTTCACTAGATGTTACAGTTGTAGCAATTACTTCAATATTTTCAAACCCTGCTCTACTTAGCCAGTTTGTTAAAGCTGAAATTGTTGGTATAAAATAGATATTTGGTATTTTTGAATATCTTTTATTTGGAGTTAAACAAATTTCATCTTCACCATCAATCATAAAAGTATCAATTAAAATTTCACCTTTAGAATTTAAACCACGTGCAAGTGATTTTAAAGTTCCAACAGGATCTGCTCTATGATATAAAACACCTAACATAAATATAAAATCAAATTTATGATTATAAAACTCTAAGTGTTCAACACCTAACATTTCATATGTAATATCAGATTTTACAAAATGATTAACAAACTCAAATTGATGTAATGTCAAAGGTGCCGGATCAAAACCAATTAATTTTTTTGGTTTATCTTCAAGCATTCTAAACATATAATATCCATTATTACAGCCAATATCTGCAACAACTTTATCTTTTAAATCAAAATGAGGACGTATTAAATTATATTTAATATTACTTTGCCACTCACTATCAATCTCTAATCCAAATAAATTAAAAGGTCCTTTTCTCCAAGGAATTAGTCTTTTTGCTGTTTCTTCTAATAATTTAAACTCTTCATCATTTAAATCTTCTCTTTTCCCAACACTAAACCAATCACCATAATCAAGACATAAATTGTCCTTATTAATTTTTTCTGAAACTTCTTGAATCTTAGTATACCAAGGTTCTACGTTTTTCCAAGCTCTACAATCGTCTTTCTTTTTTTGTAATGTTATTAAATCCATAGCGTGATTATACATACTTTTACATAAAACATTGTCTTAATTCAATTAGAAATAAACTCTTCTTTAGTTATAATCACATCTTTCAACGCTTATGTATTATATATGCTATAAACATTGAGTAATATACACAATACTTATTTCTTGTTAACCATAAGTTAATTACTTATGCATATAATTAGAAGAATATTTTTAAAAAGGATTTTTATTGAAAGTTTTTAATGTCTTATTTTCCTTCAAGACAACACTAATTTTACTTGCTATATTAGCAATTGGAGCTGGAGTAGCCACATTTATTGAAAATGATTTTGGTACATCTACAGCTAGGGTTTTAGTTTATAACAATATTTGGTATGAAACTATACTAGTACTAACTACTGTTAATTTAGCAGCAATTATATATAAATTTAAAATGTGGAAAAATACTCCAAGATTTTTATTTCATTCAGCTTTTGTAATTATACTTATCGGTGCTGGTGTTACACGATATGCAGGGTATGAAGGTATTATGCAAATTAAAGAAGGTACAACTGAAAATAGAATGACATCTTTAGACCCATATTTACAAATTACAATTAAAGATGGTGATAAAACATATTATAAAGAATACAAAAAAGAATTTACTACATTAATGAAATCAATTAATGAGTTTAAACATACCATCTCATATGGAGATAAAAAAGTTGACGTAACGTATAAAAACTATATGTTAGCTAAAAAAGGTACTGCGAAAATGGGTCTATTAACAGTTGATGTAACTGCTAATGGTGAAACAAAAGAGATTAAATTGCCAGGTCGTCGAAGTCAAAAAGGACTTAAAAGAGATTTACAATTTGGAGATACAACAGTTTCTTTAGAATATGGTTCTAAAATACTTTTATTACCTTTTGCAATTAAACTAAATGACTTCCAACTTGATAGATATCCAGGAAGTATGGCTCCATCATCATATGCTTCTGAAGTTACAGTATTAGAAAAAGATAATACTGCTTATAATTATAGGATTTTTATGAATAGAACACTACATCAAGGTAACTTTTTATTTTTCCAAAGTTCATATTTTCCTGATGAAACAGGAACAGTATTATCAGTAAATAATGACCCTGGGAAATGGCCTACATATTTCGGATATTTTCTTTTAACATTAGGTCTTTTATTAAACTTCTTTGATAAAAAGTCAAGATTTGCGAAACTAACAAAATTTTTAGCATCTAAAAATATTGCATCTCTTACTATTGCATGTTTATTAGCATTTGCAAGTACAAGTGCAAATGCAGCAGATACCAATACACAGTTTCAAGAAAAAGCTAAAAGTACTGTTGAATATTTAAAAACATTTAAAGAAAACTCAGATGTTACAGCTAAGAAATTTGCAAGATTAGTAACACAAAGT from Poseidonibacter antarcticus encodes:
- the cmoB gene encoding tRNA 5-methoxyuridine(34)/uridine 5-oxyacetic acid(34) synthase CmoB codes for the protein MYNHAMDLITLQKKKDDCRAWKNVEPWYTKIQEVSEKINKDNLCLDYGDWFSVGKREDLNDEEFKLLEETAKRLIPWRKGPFNLFGLEIDSEWQSNIKYNLIRPHFDLKDKVVADIGCNNGYYMFRMLEDKPKKLIGFDPAPLTLHQFEFVNHFVKSDITYEMLGVEHLEFYNHKFDFIFMLGVLYHRADPVGTLKSLARGLNSKGEILIDTFMIDGEDEICLTPNKRYSKIPNIYFIPTISALTNWLSRAGFENIEVIATTVTSSEEQRKTPWSFDQSLEDFLDPNDNTKTIEGYPAPKRVYMKARKIQ